In Streptomyces rapamycinicus NRRL 5491, the genomic stretch GCCATGAGGTGGTGGCGCTGGACCCGCGTGACCACGACGGGACGGAGACGCGGGGTCCGGCCTCCGCCGGGGAGCTCGCCGATGTGTATCTGCTGAAGGCCCGGACACCGCCCGCGCTGGCACTCGCCCGGTCCCTGGAGCGGCGTGGCGCCCCGGTGGTGAACTCCGCCGCCGCCACCGCGCGGTGCCAGGACCGGACGGAGATGGCCGATCGGGCGCTCCGCGCCGGTCTGCCGTTCGCCCCCACCCGTACCGTGGCCTCGCTCGCCGGGCTGGCGGCGGAGCCGCCGCGTCGTCCCGCCGTCGTCAAGAGCCGTCACAGCCGCCGCCATGACCTGGTGGCCCGCGTGGACGACGCCGCGCGGCTGCGTGCCCTCACCGCCGACTGGGCGGATGAACCCGTGGTGGTGCAGGACTTCGTCCCGAACGACGGCTGGGACCACAAGCTGTGGGTGGTCGCGGGCCGGGTGTTCGCCGCGCTGCGCCGGTCGGAGCTGGCGGCCGGCGGCCGCGGTCCGAACCTGCCGCTGGCCCTGGACGCACTGCCACCGGGCTGGCTGGATCCGGTGCTCCGGGTCGGTTCGGTGTTCTCGCTGGACGTCTACGGCGTGGATCTGATCGACTCGGGCGGCGGCGCGCCACTGATCGTGGACATCAACGCCTTCCCCGGAATCCGCGGTCAGGCCGGGGCTCCCGAGGCGCTGGCGGCCCTGGCGCTGCGGACGGCCGAACGGGGCGGACTCACCGTCTCCCGCACATGACCGACACGAGGGAAATACTAGGGGACTCCCGGCCGAAATAGGGGTGGCCGCAGGTCGGATGGGACGGGCAGGGTGGTCTACTGGTCTGCGCGCGAATCCGAGGCGCGCGCGCGACAGCCACCCGACAGCCGCCGCAGAGCGAGCGGCGCGAAAGGACATCACGTGACCGCAAACCCCACCGGCACAAGCCTGTGGATCAGGCAGTTCCACCCCGCGCCGGCAGCGGCGACGCGACTCGTCTGCCTGCCCCACGCCGGAGGGTCCGCCTCCTACTACTTCCCCGTCTCCAAGGCCCTCTCGCCCACGGTCGACGTGCTCGCCGTGCAGTACCCGGGACGCCAGGACCGGCGCAACGAGAAGTGCATCGACAGCATCGCCGAACTGGCCGACGCTCTGGTGCCCGAGCTGCTGCCCTACACGGACAAGCCGGTGGCGCTTTTCGGCCACAGCATGGGCGCCACGCTGAGCTTCGAGGTCGCCCTGCGCCTGGAGCAGAAGGGCGTCATGCCGGTGGCGCTTTTCGCGTCGGGACGGCGCGCCCCGTCCTGCCACCGTGACGAGTCCGTCCACCTCCGCGACGACGACGGGCTGATCGCCGAGGTGAAGGGCCTGAGCGGCACCGACACCCAGCTCCTCGGCGACGACGAGATCCTCCGGATGGTGCTCCCCGCGATCCGCAGCGACTACAAGGCGGCCGAGACCTATCGCTACACCCCCGGCCCGCGGCTGGCGGCGCCCATCCACGCGCATGTGGGGGACGACGACCCCAAAGCGACCGTCGAAGAGGCCCGCGCCTGGGGCGAGCACACCACCGGTGGCTTCGACCTCCAGGTCTACTCCGGCGGCCACTTCTACCTCAACGACCAGGCGCCGCGGGTGATCGCGTCGATCCGGGACGTGCTGACCTCGAAGTCCTGAACGCCCGCCCGGCCACGGGGCGTTCAGCCGCCTGGTCGGTGGGCCAGGACGGTCCGTATGTAGTCCTCCACGGTGGTGTCCAGGCCCACGTCCCGGCCGGCCCGCTCGGACAACAGCCAGCGGTGTTCCAGCAGTTCGTAGTAGATCTGCGCGGTGTCGGTGGCACCGCGCAGCTCTTTCGGCACGGTCCGCACGGTGGGCCGGAAAACATCGCGGACCCACCGGTGGGCGAGCACCTCCGGGCGGGCGCCGAGCGGATCGCCGGGCGCGTAGTCGTCCTGGGTGGCCATCCAGGTCTCCAGGTCGTTCAGGAGGCTGCGGGCCTGGTTCTCCTCCGCGTCGAGCCCGGTAAGCCGCAGCAGCTGCCGCTGATGGTGGCCCGCGTCCACCACCTTGGGCACGAAGGTGACGGTGTCGCCGTCGGGCGAGCGCTCGATCTGCATCTCCGCCACGTCGAACCCGAGGTCGTTCAGGCGGCGGACGCGCTGGTCGATGGCGTGGCGCCGGTCGAGCGGATAGACCGACTGACGGGTCAGCTCATGCCACAGATCGCAGTAGCGGTCGACGATGGCCTGGCCGAAGAGCACCGGGTCGACCGAGGGGTGCAGGGAGCCGCTCGCCTCCAGGTCCATCAGCTCACCCGCGATGTTCACCCGCGCCACCTCGACGTCGTACTCCCGCTGTCCGCTGGTGAGCCTCGGCTGGATCTGCCCGGTCTCGGCGTCCACCAGATAGGCGGCGTACGCGCCCGCGTCGCGCCGGAAAAGGGTGTTGGACAGCGAGCAGTCGCCCCAGGCGAACCCGGCTAGATGCAACCGCACCAGCAGCACGGCGAGCGCGTCGAGCAGCCGTCTGATGGTGCTGGGCCGCATGGTCGTCTGGAACATCGACCGGTACGGCTGCGACCCCACCAGATGGCGGGTGATCAGCGCCGGTTCCAGCGGATCGCCGTGCCCGTCGGTGCGCCCGGTCACCACCGCGAGCGCGTCCACCGCGGGCACCGCGAGCCGGTCCAGATCGCGCAGCAGTCCGTACTCCCGCACCGCCGCCCACTCGCCGACCTCCTTGACCGCCACGATCTCGCCGCCCGCCTGCGCGAACCGGACGACATGGCGGGAGATGCCCCGGGGCAGCGAGACCAGGTGCTCCTCCGGCCACTCCGCCAGTGGGATGTTCCACGGCAGGTCGAGCAGGGACGCCGGATGCTCGGGCGATGTGGCGGTGATCTGCAGCTCCATGACGCCCCAGTGTGCGGTACGGAAGTGTCATCGGAGCCGGTCGTACGGCGGCCCGACGCACGATCAAATGGACAGAATCTGTCCGGATACATACGCTGAAGATCCAATCGGACAAGATCTGTCCCGCTCAGGGAGGCCGCCGCGGCAGACCGACACCTCGAAGGGAGCCCGTGCATGAGCCATCTCGCCGGCACCACCGCGGTGATCACAGGAGCCGACGAGGGCCTCGGCTACGCCATCGCGGACGCCTTCGCGGTGGCGGGCGCCGACTTGGTGCTGCTCGCCCATGACGGGGACAAGCTGGAGCGGGCCCGCCACACCCTGGCCGGACACGGCACCACCGTACGCGGACTCCGCGTGGACCTGGCCGACCCCGGCGCCGCCACCGCCGCCGCGCGTCAGGTGCTCGCGCTCACCGAGCGGGTGGACACCCTGGTCAACAACGCGGGCACGGCACACTTCAGCCCGCTCGCCCAGACCTCGGCCGACTCCTTCGACGCCATGCTGCACCACAATGTCCGGGTGCCCTTCCTGCTCGCCCAGGCGCTGCTGCCCGCGCTCATCGAGGGGCGTGGCAGCATCATCAACATCAGCAGCTACTGGGCCCACACGGCATCCGCCGGCCGGCCGTCCGCGGCCTACTCCGCCACGCGTGGCGCCATCAACGCGATGACCCGGGCGCTCGCCAATGAACTGGGCCCGTCCGGGGTCCGGGTGGTCGGCATCGCCCCCGGCGCCGTACCCGCCCCGGCGTGTGAACGGGACCGCCTCGTCGCGATGAGCGCCGGGGAGCCGTACGGAGCCGGTCACGCCCCGGA encodes the following:
- a CDS encoding ATP-grasp domain-containing protein codes for the protein MRIGLITADPGHQLLADATALLTPRHEVVALDPRDHDGTETRGPASAGELADVYLLKARTPPALALARSLERRGAPVVNSAAATARCQDRTEMADRALRAGLPFAPTRTVASLAGLAAEPPRRPAVVKSRHSRRHDLVARVDDAARLRALTADWADEPVVVQDFVPNDGWDHKLWVVAGRVFAALRRSELAAGGRGPNLPLALDALPPGWLDPVLRVGSVFSLDVYGVDLIDSGGGAPLIVDINAFPGIRGQAGAPEALAALALRTAERGGLTVSRT
- a CDS encoding thioesterase II family protein, whose protein sequence is MTANPTGTSLWIRQFHPAPAAATRLVCLPHAGGSASYYFPVSKALSPTVDVLAVQYPGRQDRRNEKCIDSIAELADALVPELLPYTDKPVALFGHSMGATLSFEVALRLEQKGVMPVALFASGRRAPSCHRDESVHLRDDDGLIAEVKGLSGTDTQLLGDDEILRMVLPAIRSDYKAAETYRYTPGPRLAAPIHAHVGDDDPKATVEEARAWGEHTTGGFDLQVYSGGHFYLNDQAPRVIASIRDVLTSKS
- a CDS encoding DUF4032 domain-containing protein, giving the protein MELQITATSPEHPASLLDLPWNIPLAEWPEEHLVSLPRGISRHVVRFAQAGGEIVAVKEVGEWAAVREYGLLRDLDRLAVPAVDALAVVTGRTDGHGDPLEPALITRHLVGSQPYRSMFQTTMRPSTIRRLLDALAVLLVRLHLAGFAWGDCSLSNTLFRRDAGAYAAYLVDAETGQIQPRLTSGQREYDVEVARVNIAGELMDLEASGSLHPSVDPVLFGQAIVDRYCDLWHELTRQSVYPLDRRHAIDQRVRRLNDLGFDVAEMQIERSPDGDTVTFVPKVVDAGHHQRQLLRLTGLDAEENQARSLLNDLETWMATQDDYAPGDPLGARPEVLAHRWVRDVFRPTVRTVPKELRGATDTAQIYYELLEHRWLLSERAGRDVGLDTTVEDYIRTVLAHRPGG
- a CDS encoding SDR family NAD(P)-dependent oxidoreductase; this encodes MSHLAGTTAVITGADEGLGYAIADAFAVAGADLVLLAHDGDKLERARHTLAGHGTTVRGLRVDLADPGAATAAARQVLALTERVDTLVNNAGTAHFSPLAQTSADSFDAMLHHNVRVPFLLAQALLPALIEGRGSIINISSYWAHTASAGRPSAAYSATRGAINAMTRALANELGPSGVRVVGIAPGAVPAPACERDRLVAMSAGEPYGAGHAPDGHPPGRASEPHEVAAAAAFLASPRAGWTTGTIMNVDGADVDGALAVR